From the Winogradskyella forsetii genome, the window GGATTACCAATCTAGCGCTCACTTTCAATACTGGGAATAAACATCCTTATGAAATAACCCTTTCTGGAAATTACGCGTCTGATAAAATTTACGCACTTGGTGCACCTAGAAACCAGAGTCAACCAGAAATCTTCTTTAACGGAGAAATAATTGAAGAAGGAGTTGTACGATTAGACTTTATTTTAAATAAGGAGATTAATGACAATTGGAACGTTAGTCTTACCGCGCAAAACCTATTAAATCCGACTATTAACCGCGTACAAAACAATCAATCTTCAGCAACGGGCATAAAATCTCAGGATACCGTACTGTCCTATAATACAGGAGTGAATACATCACTTTCTATTAACTATAAATTTTAAACCAAAAAATTAATTAAAATTATAACAATGATGAAAACTTTAAGTAGATTATTAAGTTTAGCACTTGTTTCAAGTCTGTTTTTTACGTCTTGTAGCAATGATGACGATGGAGGAAGCACTCCTACAAACGAAACAAATCTTTCCGGCGCTATATCCGCTAACAGAACTTTAAATCCAACAGAGCAATATACGATTGCAGGGACAGTAGTTGTGCAAGAAGGTGTTACATTGACTATACCTGCAGGTACTGAAATTGTATCTAATGTTGGTACTTCTAACTACCTAGCTGTATTAAAAGGTGGTAAAATAGATATTCAGGGAACGCCTGATAATCCTGTAGTTATGAGATCTAATGGTAATGCTGGCTCTTGGGGTGGTTTAGTTATTTGCGGTAATGCTACTACTTCTGAAGGTGTCAATGCAACTGCAGAGGTTGGCGGTTTACCTTATGGTGGTACTAATAATGCTGATGATTCTGGTAATATTGATTATCTTATTATAAGAGATGCAGGTGCGCAAATTAACGCTGATTCTCAGTTTAATGGTTTAACACTTTATGCAGTTGGCTCATCAACTACAATAGATAACGTTGCAATCATTAATGGATCTGATGATGGTGTTGAATTTTTTGGAGGTTCTGTATCCCCTAATAACTTATACTTAGAAAACAACGCGGATGATGCCGTTGATTGGACTGAGGGGTGGAACGGTACTTTAACTAATGCCTATGTAACAAACACAATCTCTGGCTTTTCTACTGCAATTGAAGCTGATGGCGTAAACAATAACCCTACATTGGTTAATTTCACTGCCATTTCTTCTAACGGAGGAACAGCCATACAGATTAAAAATGATTCGGGTGCGACTATCAACGGCTTAACTTTAACAGGTTTTGAGACTACTTTCGACTTTAGAGATGACGCTCCAGTATCCAACTTAATGATAAATGGTGACTCTGCTGACATCGCAGACGATGCTGTATATGCATCATCATCAACAAATGCCAGTTTATTTGCATGGGCAACCAATTCTGAAGCGCCAATAGGTTCCGCTCTACCTGCAAATATCTCAAGCGATTTAACTCTTGATGCTTCAACGACCTATACGGTAAGTGGTCCTGTCTTAGTTAATAGTGGTGCGAAATTAACCATACCAGCTGGAACAGAAATTGTTTCTCAATCTGGTACTGCTAATTATATTGCAGTATTAAAAGGAGCTAGTATAGACATTCAGGGAAGCGAAGCTAATCCTGTTGAGATGAGATCTGCTGATGGTAATCCTTGGGGTGGATTGTTAATTTGTGGTGATGCAACTACAACAGAAGGTGTAAATGCTATTGCAGAAGTTGGTGGATTGGTGTACGGTGGCACTAATAATAATGACAACTCTGGGAATGTAAATTACTTAATCTTAAGAAATACTGGAGCTCAAATTAATGCAGACTCTCAATTTAACGGATTAACACTTTATGCTGTTGGTGATGCCACAACATTAACAAATATTGCTGTAATCGGTGGCGCTGACGACGGAGTTGAATTTTTCGGTGGTACTGTTAATTTAACTAATTTCTACGCCGAAAATTTACAGGATGATTCAGTTGATTGGACTGAAGGCTGGAATGGTACTTTAACGAACACGTATGTTAACTTAACTATCGATGGCTTTTCTACAGCAATTGAGGCAGATGGTGTTAATGCTAATCCGACATTAGTCAATTTTACTGCCGTATCGTCAACAGGAGGTACAGGTATTCAGATAAAAAACAACTCTGGATGTACTATAAACGGTTTAACATTAACTGGGTTTGATACGAAATTCGATTTCAGAGATGATGCACCTGTATCAAATGTGTTGGCTAATGGTAGCAATGCAGATGAAACTGCGACCTACAGCACTTCTACGACAGTAGCTAGTGATTTCACATGGGCCACAAATTAACACCAAATTTTATCTAACAAAAAAAGCATCCTAAATTAGGATGCTTTTTTATTTTCTAAATAATTTGTTTATCTATTTGAAGCCACGGATGTTTTACTATCTGTCCATACATTCACACTCGCAACAGCGTTATTGGAATAATCAACTTCTTTTAGCGAACCTTCACTCCAATAAAACCATTTGCCTACTTTTTCTCCATTATCATACTTTGCAGAGGCTAATTTGTTTCCTTCATTAGAGTAGCTAAACCAATCACCTTGTAATTTACCATCTAAAGTATAAGTTCCTGTTTGGCTAATTTCACCATTATCATGATAATAAACTACCTCAATTAAATTGGTTTCTTTATTTAATTTCAGATTTCTTTCTTTCTGAGCGTACGTAAAAGTTACGCTTAACATTATAAGTAATATTGCTATCTTTTTCATATCTATTTGGGTTTAATTAAAAAATTAATAATCAAATATAACTTTTATTTTACATTTTAGCAACATTCACATAACATTTAGTTAACATTAAAGCTCTAAAAACCTGTTTTACTATTATTTAACATAGTTCAAATAATCGTTTTTCAAACTTAATAATTAGATAATGTTAGCATTACATTCAGATTACTTTTAGTTTTCATATTTGCAAGGTCTTTTAACAAGACAATTAGTATGTCATAAATTTTATTGGTTTTTGTCGACTGAATACTTATGATTTCTAATGAGGCTGCTTTAAAAAAAAGCAGCCTTTTTTTATAAATTTCATTTAAAAGTTAATACTTAGGAAACATTTACTTAACATAAAAGCTAGTTCTTTGCACTCGACAAAAACTAATGCATAATACATGAATACTAAAACTTGTACACTTGTAATTTTCTTATGTGCAATTTTTTCTACAAACGCTCAAGAAATTAGCGATACTTCATTTGGCAAAGGGCTTATTAACTTTGTAGCTAAAGACAGTTCCTTTAGTGTAAAGTTTGCACCACGTTTTCAAGTAAGGTCAGTTTCATCTTGGGATCACGATGGAAATCAATACGGAAACCCAGAACATAACTTCATTGTTCGTAGAGCACGTTTAAAATTCGATGGTTTTGCTTACAGTCCGAAATTAAAATACAAGATAGAACTTGGACTATCCAATAGAGATCTTGCTGGTGCTAACGATTTTAACCGCAATACACCACGTTATATTCTAGATGCCGTATTAATGTGGAATTTTGCAGGTAACTGGGAACTTTGGGCAGGTCAGACCAAATTACCAGGTAATGTAGAACGTGTTATATCATCGGCTAATCTTCAATTAATAGATCGCTCATTATTAAACAGTCGTTTTAATATTGACCGTGATTTAGGAATCCAACTTCGTCACAAAACTAATTTAGGTGGTGATTTTTTAATGCGTGAAAAATTTTCCCTTTCCCAAGGCGAAGGTCGCAATGTTACCGAGGGGAATGAAGGTGGTTTACAATATACAGCGCGTTTGGAATTTTTACCATTCGGTGAATTTCAATCTAATGGTGATTATAGTCAATCAGATTTAAAGCGTGAGGAAAAACCAAAATTGATGCTTGGTTTTACTTATAATTACAATCAAGATGCTGTGAGAGAACGCGGTTTTGCTGGAGATTATATGACTAGAACCGATGAAACTCTTTACGAAACGGATCAAACGACTATTTTCGCAGATGCCATGTTTAAATATCGTGGGTTCTCTTTTATGGGAGAATATGCAAAACGAACAGCCGATGATGAAATCGCTACTGAATTAGATGGAACTACCATATTAGATATTGATGGCGAACCAGGACCAGACTATATTGTTTTAACAGGAAATGCATTAAACTTACAAGCTGGTTATTTATTTAAAAGTAATTACGAAATTGCAGCGCGTTTCACAACATTGGAGTTTGAAAGTATAACAGGTGCATTGCCAACAAATCAATATACTTTAGGAGCTTCAAAATACATCGTTGGACATAAACTAAAAGTACAGACGGATCTTAGTTATACCACATTAGATGGAAACGACGATAGCGTTAGATTTAGATTAGGATTTGATATCCACTTCTAACTAAATAATAACAATTAGATAACGTTATAAACGAATCGTATAAAGATATTTGCAAACTTATTTGAATTAAAAATTATGGATAATATTTATTTATTAATGTTAATTGCCATCACTGTTTTAGCGGTTGCTGATATTGTGGTTGGTGTAAGTAATGATGCTATTAACTTCTTAAATTCTGCCATTGGCTCTAAAGCCATTTCATTACGAACCATAATGATCGTAGCAAGCTTAGGTATTTTCATTGGTGCTGTGTTCTCAAGTGGAATGATGGAAGTAGCCAGAAAAGGTATTTTTGTGCCTGCTCAATTTGAGTTTGGTGAAATTATGCTCATTTTTATGGCTGTAATGATCACCGATATTTTGTTACTTGACTTCTTTAATACTTTAGGACTACCAACATCGACTACAGTTTCTATTGTATTTAACCTTTTAGGTGCCGCAGTTGTAATGTCTATCATAAAAATCAGTCATTCAGAAACGGAAACCATTGCTGATCTTGGAAATTACATAGCTACGGATACAGCATTAACAATCATAAGTGGTATTCTACTTTCAGTTTTAATTGCATTTACGATAGGTGCTCTTGTACAATGGGTGTCAAGACTTATTTTCACGTTTAATTATGAGAAAAAAATTAAGAATTTTGGAGTCATTTTTGGCGGCCTTGCTTTAACAGCCATCACCTATTTTATTTTTTTAAAGGGGTTGAAAGGAACGCCATATTATAAAGAAATGGCAGCTTCAGTCGAAGGAAACGAAACCTATATTATCATAGGAAGTCTTGTATTTTGGATTTTCTTTTCTTACATATTTGAAAAGTTGACTAAAAAAACGGTCTTGCTCTTTGTAATCGGAGCAGGTACCTTTGGATTAGCTTTGGCTTTCTCAGGAAACGATTTGGTTAACTTTATTGGAGTCCCTATGGCTGCATACCATTCATATGAAGCATGGGTTGCAGGAGGAATGGATATAACAATGTCTATGTCTGTTTTAGAGGAAAAAGTACCTGCAGAACCATTATTATTATTTATATCAGGAGCCATAATGGTATTAACCCTTTGGCTATCTAAAAAAGCAAAGACAGTTGCTGAAACTGAAATTAGTCTTTCTCGCCAAGGGGAAACTCACGAGAAGTTTGAACCCAATCGTCTTTCGCGGTCTATAGTAAAAAGCACGACTCAATTATCTAATTATTTTGGTGTTATAGTTCCAAATTCAACCCAAGAAAAAATCAATAAGAGTTTTGAAAAACCAAACATTGTATTAACAAAAGATCAAAGTATTGATGCACCTGCATTTGATATGATTAGGGCTTCTGTTAACTTAATGGTAGCAGGTGTTTTAATTGCCATTGCCACATCCATGAAATTGCCTCTTTCAACAACTTATGTCACATTCATGGTAGCCATGGGTTCTTCTTTAGCAGATAGAGCTTGGGGAAGAGAAAGCGCTGTTTATAGAGTTGCCGGTGTACTGAATGTTATCGGTGGATGGTTTGGCACTGCTATTGGTGCATTTTTAGCAGCTGGTATTGTTGTGTTTTTAATCAATTGGAACCCTTCTGTAATGATACCAATTCTATTACTCATTACGGCTTTTCTTCTTTATAGAAATTACAAATCCCACAAAACTTCTTCGAATAAAATTGCA encodes:
- a CDS encoding toxin-antitoxin system YwqK family antitoxin, giving the protein MKKIAILLIMLSVTFTYAQKERNLKLNKETNLIEVVYYHDNGEISQTGTYTLDGKLQGDWFSYSNEGNKLASAKYDNGEKVGKWFYWSEGSLKEVDYSNNAVASVNVWTDSKTSVASNR
- a CDS encoding porin, giving the protein MNTKTCTLVIFLCAIFSTNAQEISDTSFGKGLINFVAKDSSFSVKFAPRFQVRSVSSWDHDGNQYGNPEHNFIVRRARLKFDGFAYSPKLKYKIELGLSNRDLAGANDFNRNTPRYILDAVLMWNFAGNWELWAGQTKLPGNVERVISSANLQLIDRSLLNSRFNIDRDLGIQLRHKTNLGGDFLMREKFSLSQGEGRNVTEGNEGGLQYTARLEFLPFGEFQSNGDYSQSDLKREEKPKLMLGFTYNYNQDAVRERGFAGDYMTRTDETLYETDQTTIFADAMFKYRGFSFMGEYAKRTADDEIATELDGTTILDIDGEPGPDYIVLTGNALNLQAGYLFKSNYEIAARFTTLEFESITGALPTNQYTLGASKYIVGHKLKVQTDLSYTTLDGNDDSVRFRLGFDIHF
- a CDS encoding inorganic phosphate transporter; protein product: MDNIYLLMLIAITVLAVADIVVGVSNDAINFLNSAIGSKAISLRTIMIVASLGIFIGAVFSSGMMEVARKGIFVPAQFEFGEIMLIFMAVMITDILLLDFFNTLGLPTSTTVSIVFNLLGAAVVMSIIKISHSETETIADLGNYIATDTALTIISGILLSVLIAFTIGALVQWVSRLIFTFNYEKKIKNFGVIFGGLALTAITYFIFLKGLKGTPYYKEMAASVEGNETYIIIGSLVFWIFFSYIFEKLTKKTVLLFVIGAGTFGLALAFSGNDLVNFIGVPMAAYHSYEAWVAGGMDITMSMSVLEEKVPAEPLLLFISGAIMVLTLWLSKKAKTVAETEISLSRQGETHEKFEPNRLSRSIVKSTTQLSNYFGVIVPNSTQEKINKSFEKPNIVLTKDQSIDAPAFDMIRASVNLMVAGVLIAIATSMKLPLSTTYVTFMVAMGSSLADRAWGRESAVYRVAGVLNVIGGWFGTAIGAFLAAGIVVFLINWNPSVMIPILLLITAFLLYRNYKSHKTSSNKIAEEDSLKETGSRSVQGVILESADNISNVVKRGNKIYTNAVNGLAKQDLALLKKNSKQIAKLSKEVDSLRDNIFYFIKNLDETSVRASSFYINILGYLQDMTQSLEYISKVSHKHINNNHKKLKFSQIKELKEVDDALEQLFNDTKAAFDSHSFEQIGSIITRKKAVLDLVTDKIVKQVARTRTEESSPKNTTLYFTLLLETKDLLTATMNLLEEYYNSHDSSVEPATINTEEAK